The sequence below is a genomic window from Abyssisolibacter fermentans.
GCGAAAAAGAAATATGTATAACACTATAACATAAAGCGACTTCATAAAGAGACCAACCACCTATGTTAGGGAATCTTTCAAAGAGTAAAAATATAGATACAAAAATCAAAAAAGGCACAAAAAACTGTCCGATAGAAAGTAAAATAAAGGAGACTCTATATTCCATTTGACTCTTTAAAAGAATAGACATGTACCTGAAATACAGCTTCATTAAATCAACCTCCTTGTACTATTATTCTTTTTAAAGCCTTAGACATCCATAACTTGCCTATTCCAATTAAAAGAATAATCCATAAAAATTGTACGCCTATTCCAATTAAAGCTTCATTTATTCCAATATTACCTGCATATGTTCTAAATGGCAAATCACAAGTATATCTAAAAGGTAGTATGTATACTATTTTTTGTAGTGCTTTTGGCATTAATGGTACCGGGAGAACTAAACCTGAAAAGAATTCACCCAACACACTAAAAATAAGCAATGAACCCGTTGGAGACATGGTGTAGAAAACTGAAATATAAATTAGCATTGAGATTGCGACGACTAGTATTAGACCCAGTATTAATGCAACTAAAAACAGTATGAAAGATAATATGCTTGGTGGAAAAGAGAAATTATATGGATATGGTAATAATATAGCGATGAAAATTATCGGGAAACACCGAAGCATAGCTCCTGATAACCTTTGAGCTATAAGCTTTGCATACCAAAAATTGTACAAATCTGTTGGCCGACAAAGTTCATAGGCTATGTTACCACTTGTTATGTGATTTAAAAGCTCATTATCTCTGTACCAAAGCATTACAAATACTAAAAAACTTTGTTGAAGCCAAATTACTTGGATTAATTCTCTAAAGGATATTGGCTGAACTACAGAAGTACTATTGTAAAAGGCTTCAAAAATCATTATATGCATAAATCCCCAAAAGAATTGTGTAGAAATTCCAGCTAAAGCTGATACTCTATACTGTAATCCTTTTAGCAATCTCATCTTAAATAAAGAATAGTATGCTTTCATATTTGATACTCCTTATATAAATCTACTATAATTTCCTCAATAGGACGACTTTCTACAGATACGTCAGTAATATCTAATGAATTTGATAGCAATCCTATAACTTCTGAAACCTTTATTTTTTCTAAATCCACAGACAAGGATAGTCTTTCCTTAGATTTTGAAAGGATAGTTGTCCCTTTAATATCTATAGTCTCATTATTTTCAGTAAAATTTACAGTTAATGTTTTATGAGTTATAAACTTATTTTTCAATTCTGTCAATGTACCATCAAGTAAGAGCTTGCCTTTACCAATGAGCATAATTCTCTCTGCTAAGGCTTCTATATCATTCATATCATGGGTTGTCAAAATGACAGTAACTTTTTTTTCTTTATTGATTGTTTTTATAAAATTTCGAACTGCTATTTTGGAAACTGCATCAAGACCTATAGTTGGCTCATCTAAAAACAGTATCTTAGGATTATGTATTAATGAAGCACCAATTTCACATCTCATTCTTTGTCCAAGACTTAATTGACGAACAGGTGTTGAAAGCAATGATGACAAATCTAAGGTATCTGTTAATAATTCAAGAGTGTCATTAAAATCATTGTGAGGAACTTTATAAATATCTTTTAATAAATTAAAGGAATCAATTACAGGAACGTCCCACCAAAGCTGAGAGCGTTGACCAAACACTACACCAATATTTTTAACATGTTTTACTCTGTTTTTCCAAGGTGTATATCCAAGGATATTACATTTTCCACTATCAGGTACTAAAATACCACTAATAACTTTAATGGTAGTTGATTTTCCAGCACCATTAGGACCTATGTAACCAACGATTTCACCTTCATCAATTTCAAACGAGATGTTTTTTAAGGCTTGAACTGTGGAATATTGAGGACTAAACAAGGATTTAAGTGCGGCGCCAACACCAGCACCTCTTTTTGCAACCTTAAAGCTTTTATTCAAGGCTTCAACTTTGATCATTCTATACCCTCCTTTTAGATAGTAAGAATTAATTGAATAAATTTAGAGAAGAAAGTCATTATATATCTTTAACAAATAAATGTCAATAAATTAAAATATAAAAATATAACTTAGGTAATTAATAAATTGATATTTGCTAATATAAATAATAAAAGGAGTAATCATCGGTAAATCTATTAGAGAAAAAATATTAAGTATTTGTAATATATATCCTGTTTGACAAAGTGAAAATATTGTTATATTCTAATATCGAAAACAGATATCGGAAAACGATATAAATAAATCAGAAGGAGATAACTAATGAAAAACAAGATAATTAGAAAATTATTTTTAGGATTTATACAAATACATATATTATATCATGCTGATAAGGAACCTATATACGGAACTTGGATGATGAAAGAATTAGAAGAACATGGGTACAAGATTAGTCCGGGCACATTATACCCATTACTAAAAAGAATGGAAGAAGAAGAGTTATTGTCAAAGGCAGAAAAAAATATTGACGGTAGAATAATAAAACTATATAAGACAACAGAAATTGGGCAGGAAGTACTAAAAGAAGCTACTGAAAAAGCAGCTGAGCTGTTTCATGAGATTAAAACAAAGGGTGATAACAATGATTCAATTTAGAGATATAAGTTTAAGCTTTAATAATAAGGTGATATTCAATAATTTTAATATGGATATTACAAGAGGGGAAAAAGTACTTATAAATGCCCCTTCAGGGAGAGGTAAGACAACTTTATTTAAATTGCTATTAGGTTTTTGCATTCCAGATAAAGGGAAAATACTATTAAAGGGAAAAACTCTAGAAAAAAAGAACTTACCATATTTCAGGACAAATATAGGCTATGTTAGTCAAGATGTAGATTTGAGAAATTTGAAAATATGGGATTTGATAATTGAAATTTTTTCTTATAAATATAATAAACATATACACATTACTAAAGATAAATTTATAAGTATTGCTCAGTATTTTGAGCTTCCACTTAATATAGACGAAAAGGAAGTATTTCAGCTATCAGGAGGAGAAAGACAACGATTAGGTTTAGTAATATGTATCTTATTAGATAGAAAAATATGGCTTTTAGATGAAATTACTTCGGGTTTGGACAAGAATATTAAAGAAAAGATAGTTGATTTTGTTTTAAAACAAGATAAAACAATACTGATAATTTCGCATGATAAAATTTGGAGAAAAAATGATGTTGTTAGAATAGAGGAGTGGTAAATAAATGAATTCACAAGAAATTTCATATCTATCTATTAGTAGTTTATTTTTATTAATAATCCCAATGTTTTTTATAAACTACAAATTAAGCATGAAAAT
It includes:
- a CDS encoding ABC transporter permease; the encoded protein is MKAYYSLFKMRLLKGLQYRVSALAGISTQFFWGFMHIMIFEAFYNSTSVVQPISFRELIQVIWLQQSFLVFVMLWYRDNELLNHITSGNIAYELCRPTDLYNFWYAKLIAQRLSGAMLRCFPIIFIAILLPYPYNFSFPPSILSFILFLVALILGLILVVAISMLIYISVFYTMSPTGSLLIFSVLGEFFSGLVLPVPLMPKALQKIVYILPFRYTCDLPFRTYAGNIGINEALIGIGVQFLWIILLIGIGKLWMSKALKRIIVQGG
- a CDS encoding ABC transporter ATP-binding protein, producing the protein MIKVEALNKSFKVAKRGAGVGAALKSLFSPQYSTVQALKNISFEIDEGEIVGYIGPNGAGKSTTIKVISGILVPDSGKCNILGYTPWKNRVKHVKNIGVVFGQRSQLWWDVPVIDSFNLLKDIYKVPHNDFNDTLELLTDTLDLSSLLSTPVRQLSLGQRMRCEIGASLIHNPKILFLDEPTIGLDAVSKIAVRNFIKTINKEKKVTVILTTHDMNDIEALAERIMLIGKGKLLLDGTLTELKNKFITHKTLTVNFTENNETIDIKGTTILSKSKERLSLSVDLEKIKVSEVIGLLSNSLDITDVSVESRPIEEIIVDLYKEYQI
- a CDS encoding PadR family transcriptional regulator, with protein sequence MKNKIIRKLFLGFIQIHILYHADKEPIYGTWMMKELEEHGYKISPGTLYPLLKRMEEEELLSKAEKNIDGRIIKLYKTTEIGQEVLKEATEKAAELFHEIKTKGDNNDSI
- a CDS encoding ABC transporter ATP-binding protein, which codes for MIQFRDISLSFNNKVIFNNFNMDITRGEKVLINAPSGRGKTTLFKLLLGFCIPDKGKILLKGKTLEKKNLPYFRTNIGYVSQDVDLRNLKIWDLIIEIFSYKYNKHIHITKDKFISIAQYFELPLNIDEKEVFQLSGGERQRLGLVICILLDRKIWLLDEITSGLDKNIKEKIVDFVLKQDKTILIISHDKIWRKNDVVRIEEW